From Candidatus Krumholzibacteriia bacterium, the proteins below share one genomic window:
- a CDS encoding recombinase A, with protein MASPAPLPGGGPDTSPLVAPVPAAAPPPPSEPVAPAPEARPHWSLSQLSGRLVELTGSHTPRLSLATRLAVEAQQEGQPVAWVAVGGSCFHPPDAAASGLDLDALPVIAAPDPRAGARAADHLLRSGAFGLVVLDLPPGPGLPLPAQARLAGLARHHRAALLSLTRDARGPRQGPLVSLRAEGATLRLGEGRFRCRLTASKDKRRGPGWAHEEVRRGPDGLC; from the coding sequence ATGGCGAGTCCTGCTCCGTTGCCGGGTGGGGGGCCGGACACGAGCCCGCTCGTGGCCCCCGTCCCCGCAGCCGCCCCACCGCCGCCGTCCGAACCCGTCGCTCCCGCGCCCGAGGCGCGGCCCCACTGGAGCCTGTCGCAACTGAGCGGCCGGCTCGTCGAGCTCACGGGAAGCCACACTCCGCGCCTGAGTCTGGCCACGCGCCTGGCCGTCGAGGCGCAGCAGGAGGGCCAGCCCGTGGCCTGGGTCGCCGTGGGCGGATCGTGCTTCCACCCGCCCGACGCCGCGGCGTCGGGACTGGACCTCGACGCCCTGCCCGTGATCGCCGCTCCCGACCCCCGGGCGGGCGCCCGTGCGGCCGATCACCTGCTGCGCTCGGGGGCCTTCGGCCTGGTGGTGCTCGACCTGCCCCCCGGCCCCGGCCTGCCGCTGCCGGCGCAGGCCCGGCTGGCGGGGTTGGCGCGTCACCACCGGGCCGCGCTGCTCAGCCTCACGCGCGACGCGCGCGGTCCCCGCCAGGGTCCCCTGGTGTCGCTGCGCGCCGAGGGCGCCACGCTGCGCCTGGGCGAGGGCCGCTTCCGTTGCCGGCTGACCGCGAGCAAGGACAAGCGCCGCGGGCCGGGCTGGGCGCACGAGGAGGTCCGCCGTGGACCGGATGGCCTGTGTTGA
- a CDS encoding DNA polymerase Y family protein, with protein MACVDVLALPLQLLLRDHPEWREHPAAVIDRDTSQGVLSQVNEAARQRRILPGMRATTARALDHELRAGTVPDARVAAVREEIVAALRVFAPGVEPSTDEPGVFWLDASGLGLLHPSLERWARLVVDDLAGRRLRARIAVGFTRFGTYALARHGRVAVQVLRDPDEEMARARAVPLARLDLPPDARDALHKLGIERVDDLVRLPRTGVRRRFGDEVVRLVRLATGDLWTPLQPVPAREPVHAQQRLDHGERDLDRFLAVVGQQLPPLLRTLAARQHLLQTIELRLRFEKAAPRTERLQPAAPTLQSARVLELVRLRFEGTPLEDEVVELELELHGVAGNPAQAELFDTHVERDPAAGLRALARLRAELGDDAVRVARLTEGHLPEARFRWDRCTDLPVASPRAVRHPPLVRRILPRPVPLSSQRRHEPDGWMILGLEGGAVEEVIGPYVIEGAWWHREVHRELHYVRTAHRGWLWVYFDRRRRRWFQVGSVE; from the coding sequence ATGGCCTGTGTTGACGTCCTGGCCCTGCCGCTGCAGCTGCTGCTGCGCGACCACCCCGAATGGCGGGAACACCCGGCGGCGGTGATCGATCGCGACACCTCGCAGGGCGTGTTGTCGCAGGTGAACGAGGCGGCACGGCAGCGGCGGATCCTGCCGGGCATGCGCGCGACCACCGCGCGCGCGCTCGACCACGAACTGCGTGCGGGGACGGTCCCCGACGCGCGCGTCGCCGCCGTGCGCGAGGAGATCGTCGCCGCCCTGCGGGTGTTCGCCCCCGGCGTCGAACCGAGCACCGACGAGCCCGGCGTGTTCTGGCTCGACGCCTCGGGGCTCGGCCTGCTGCATCCCTCGCTCGAACGCTGGGCGCGGCTGGTGGTCGACGACCTCGCCGGCCGCCGCCTGCGCGCGCGCATCGCCGTGGGCTTCACCCGCTTCGGCACCTACGCCCTGGCCCGGCATGGACGCGTCGCCGTACAGGTCCTGCGCGATCCCGACGAGGAGATGGCCCGTGCCCGCGCGGTGCCCCTGGCGCGGCTCGACCTGCCACCCGACGCGCGCGACGCCCTGCACAAGCTGGGCATCGAACGCGTCGACGACCTGGTCCGTCTGCCGCGCACCGGCGTGCGCCGCCGTTTCGGCGACGAGGTCGTGCGCCTGGTGCGCCTGGCCACCGGCGACCTGTGGACTCCCCTGCAGCCGGTGCCCGCGCGCGAGCCCGTGCACGCGCAGCAACGCCTCGACCACGGTGAGCGCGACCTCGATCGCTTCCTGGCCGTCGTCGGCCAGCAGTTGCCGCCCCTGCTGCGCACGCTGGCCGCCCGGCAGCACCTGCTGCAGACGATCGAACTCCGCCTGCGCTTCGAGAAGGCCGCCCCCCGCACCGAACGTCTGCAACCGGCCGCGCCCACCCTGCAGAGCGCGCGCGTGCTCGAACTGGTGCGGCTGCGCTTCGAGGGCACTCCGCTCGAGGACGAGGTCGTCGAGCTCGAACTGGAACTGCACGGGGTCGCCGGGAATCCCGCCCAGGCCGAACTCTTCGACACCCACGTCGAACGCGATCCGGCGGCGGGGCTGCGGGCGCTGGCCCGGCTGCGCGCCGAACTCGGCGACGACGCCGTGCGCGTGGCCCGGCTGACCGAGGGCCACCTGCCCGAGGCGCGCTTCCGCTGGGACCGCTGCACCGATCTTCCCGTGGCGTCGCCGCGCGCGGTGCGCCACCCGCCGCTGGTGCGCCGGATCCTTCCGCGGCCGGTGCCGCTGTCGAGCCAGCGACGCCACGAACCCGACGGCTGGATGATCCTCGGCCTCGAGGGAGGTGCGGTGGAGGAGGTGATCGGCCCCTACGTGATCGAGGGCGCGTGGTGGCACCGCGAGGTCCACCGCGAACTGCACTACGTGCGCACCGCGCACCGCGGCTGGCTGTGGGTCTACTTCGACCGGCGGCGACGACGGTGGTTCCAGGTGGGGTCGGTGGAATGA
- a CDS encoding error-prone DNA polymerase produces the protein MNAAGFVSYAPLWCKSNHSFLEGASHPAELVDRAVELGLSTLALTDRDGVYGAVRAHVAARNTDLRLIHGSQVTLDDGSTLVLLVQDRAGWRNLCRLLTLGRRRCPKGESRVTWREVCEHAEGLIALWGGDTALITAEPDPVFVARDLRAAFGDRLYALATRHRRASEVDRERRLRARAERWNLPVVAATEVLYHVRARRDLQDVLACIRHGVTLSTAGRVTRPNAGHALLPPVRMGMLFADDPDALRRTEEVAARCRFSLDEIHYRYPAEALPDGTTTHEHLCTLTLEGARERYPDGVPADVRAQLDTELRLIGELEYDGYFLTMHELVRFCREHGIVCQGRGSAANSAVCYCLGITAVDPVRMGLLFERFLSKERAEPPDIDLDIQSDRREEVIQHVYAKYGRTRAAMVANVIRYRSKSAVREVGKVLDLPSVELDRLANLLSYDNPVTPDLLRAAGLDAQSPVHHHLLRLTLEIQDFPRHLSIHPGGFLLGHEPVHDLVPIENASMDDRTVIQWDKDDLEDLGLFKVDLLGLGILAAVDRSMRLLQEHQGVDLDMARIPMHDEPTFAMIREADTVGVFQIESRAQMAMLPRLRPEVWYDLVIQVSIVRPGPITGGMVHPYLRRRRGEEEVAYPHESLRPVLEKTLGVPLFQEQVMKLAVVAADYTPGEADQLRRDMAAWRQTGKLERHRDRLIARMVDKGIEREFAERVFEQIRGFGEYGFPESHAASFALIGWATAWLKRHHPATFLCSLLNAQPMGFYAPATLIEDAQRHGVAVFPVDVGHSDLECTLERCADSTEGFAVRMGLEWVKGLRTDQAERVLAARRRETFRSIEDVARRTGLERAVLARLAEAGAFGSLDGRRRQALWQARGFDRENADRFALQEREDRARLRDLGWFDAIEWDYRTSRHSTRGHPLAPLRPRLQRRGLPDAHTVRATADGHRVRYVGLVIARQRPHTAGGTAFMTLEDETGFVNLVLWPDVFTRHAVLVRTSSLIGVTGRVQNQDGVVHVIVENLWPPRLETEMQSRPSRDFY, from the coding sequence ATGAACGCCGCCGGCTTCGTCTCGTACGCACCGCTGTGGTGCAAGTCGAACCACTCGTTCCTCGAGGGCGCGAGCCATCCGGCCGAGCTGGTCGACCGCGCCGTCGAACTCGGCCTGTCGACCCTGGCGCTCACCGATCGCGACGGCGTGTACGGCGCGGTGCGCGCGCACGTGGCCGCGCGCAACACCGACCTGAGGCTGATCCACGGCAGCCAGGTCACGCTCGACGACGGCAGCACCCTCGTGCTGCTCGTCCAGGACCGCGCCGGATGGCGGAACCTGTGCCGTCTGCTGACCCTCGGCCGCCGCCGCTGCCCCAAGGGCGAGAGCCGGGTCACCTGGCGCGAGGTCTGCGAGCACGCCGAAGGATTGATCGCCCTGTGGGGCGGCGACACCGCGCTGATCACCGCCGAACCCGATCCGGTGTTCGTGGCCCGCGACCTGCGCGCCGCCTTCGGCGATCGTCTGTACGCCCTGGCCACCCGCCACCGCCGCGCGAGCGAGGTCGACCGGGAGCGCCGTCTGCGCGCGCGGGCCGAGCGCTGGAACCTGCCCGTGGTCGCCGCCACCGAGGTGCTCTACCACGTGCGCGCCCGCCGCGACCTGCAGGACGTGCTCGCCTGCATCCGTCACGGCGTCACGCTGTCGACGGCGGGCCGGGTCACCCGCCCCAACGCCGGCCACGCCCTGCTGCCGCCGGTGCGCATGGGCATGCTCTTCGCCGACGACCCCGATGCCCTGCGCCGCACCGAGGAGGTCGCCGCGCGCTGCCGCTTCTCGCTCGACGAGATCCACTACCGCTATCCCGCCGAGGCACTGCCCGACGGCACCACCACCCACGAGCACCTGTGCACCCTGACCCTCGAGGGCGCCCGCGAACGCTACCCCGACGGCGTGCCCGCCGACGTGCGCGCCCAGCTCGACACCGAGCTGCGCCTGATCGGCGAGCTCGAGTACGACGGCTACTTCCTCACCATGCACGAACTCGTCCGCTTCTGTCGCGAGCACGGGATCGTGTGTCAGGGCCGCGGTTCGGCCGCCAACTCGGCCGTGTGCTACTGCCTGGGGATCACCGCCGTCGATCCGGTGCGCATGGGACTGCTCTTCGAGCGCTTCCTCTCGAAGGAGCGCGCCGAACCACCCGACATCGACCTCGACATCCAGAGCGACCGCCGCGAAGAGGTGATCCAGCACGTCTACGCGAAGTACGGGCGCACGCGGGCGGCCATGGTGGCCAACGTGATCCGCTACCGCTCGAAGTCGGCGGTGCGCGAGGTGGGCAAGGTGCTCGACCTGCCGTCGGTGGAGCTCGACCGTCTGGCCAACCTGCTGAGCTACGACAACCCCGTCACCCCCGATCTTCTGCGCGCGGCCGGACTCGACGCCCAGAGTCCGGTGCACCACCACCTGCTGCGGCTCACGCTCGAGATCCAGGACTTCCCGCGGCACCTGTCGATCCATCCCGGTGGATTCCTGCTGGGCCACGAACCCGTGCACGACCTCGTGCCGATCGAGAACGCCAGCATGGACGACCGCACCGTGATCCAGTGGGACAAGGACGACCTCGAGGACCTCGGCCTGTTCAAGGTCGACCTGCTGGGGCTGGGAATCCTCGCCGCCGTCGATCGTTCCATGCGTCTGCTGCAGGAGCACCAGGGTGTAGACCTGGACATGGCGCGCATCCCGATGCACGACGAACCGACCTTCGCCATGATCCGCGAGGCCGACACCGTCGGCGTGTTCCAGATCGAGAGCCGCGCGCAGATGGCCATGCTGCCGCGCCTGCGGCCCGAGGTGTGGTACGACCTGGTCATCCAGGTGAGCATCGTCCGGCCCGGTCCGATCACCGGCGGCATGGTCCACCCCTACCTGCGCCGCCGTAGGGGCGAGGAAGAGGTCGCCTACCCGCACGAGTCCCTGCGCCCGGTGCTCGAGAAGACCCTGGGCGTGCCGCTGTTCCAGGAGCAGGTGATGAAGCTGGCCGTGGTCGCCGCCGACTACACGCCCGGCGAGGCCGACCAACTGCGCCGCGACATGGCCGCCTGGCGGCAGACGGGCAAGCTGGAACGCCACCGCGATCGTCTGATCGCCCGCATGGTCGACAAGGGCATCGAGCGCGAGTTCGCCGAGCGCGTGTTCGAACAGATCCGCGGCTTCGGCGAGTACGGCTTCCCCGAGAGCCACGCCGCGAGTTTCGCGTTGATCGGCTGGGCCACCGCGTGGCTCAAACGCCATCACCCGGCCACCTTCCTGTGCTCGCTGTTGAACGCCCAGCCCATGGGGTTCTACGCGCCGGCCACGTTGATCGAGGACGCCCAGCGCCACGGCGTGGCCGTCTTCCCCGTCGACGTCGGGCACAGCGACCTCGAGTGCACGCTCGAACGCTGCGCCGACAGCACCGAGGGCTTCGCCGTGCGCATGGGCCTGGAATGGGTCAAGGGACTGCGCACCGACCAGGCCGAGCGCGTGCTCGCCGCGCGACGCCGTGAGACCTTCCGCTCGATCGAGGACGTCGCCCGGCGCACGGGACTCGAGCGCGCCGTGCTCGCGCGCCTGGCCGAGGCCGGCGCCTTCGGATCGCTCGACGGCCGGCGGAGACAGGCCCTGTGGCAGGCCCGTGGCTTCGACCGCGAGAACGCCGATCGCTTCGCCCTGCAGGAACGCGAGGACCGCGCCCGCCTGCGCGACCTGGGCTGGTTCGACGCGATCGAATGGGACTACCGCACCTCGCGCCACAGCACCCGCGGTCACCCCCTGGCCCCCTTGCGCCCACGACTGCAGCGCCGCGGACTGCCCGACGCCCACACCGTGCGCGCGACGGCCGACGGCCACCGTGTGCGCTACGTGGGCCTGGTGATCGCGCGCCAGCGCCCGCACACCGCCGGCGGCACCGCCTTCATGACACTCGAGGACGAAACGGGCTTCGTGAACCTGGTCCTGTGGCCCGATGTCTTCACCCGCCACGCGGTGCTGGTGCGCACGTCGAGTTTGATCGGCGTGACGGGCCGCGTGCAGAACCAGGACGGAGTGGTGCACGTGATCGTCGAGAACCTGTGGCCGCCGCGACTGGAGACCGAGATGCAGTCCCGGCCGTCCCGTGATTTCTACTGA
- a CDS encoding cobalamin-dependent protein (Presence of a B(12) (cobalamin)-binding domain implies dependence on cobalamin itself, in one of its several forms, or in some unusual lineages, dependence on a cobalamin-like analog.) translates to MAQSERFSAQVLESGARGYAALATTALLERRPDLRAEGDEARASWRAHLVQRMLELQTAVALGRPNLFVERVRWSRRAYQARSVSESQLRDALQCLREVLAEELPPHGRQGVLETVDQAVADFERPIEIDEREVDPESANGRRAMLYLLSVLEGRCRRAVDELLQVQREEELPLRSCILDVLVPAQREIGRLWHLGDSNIAEEHLVTSTTKRAIAALSHANTVAPPRGLTVMTAAVEGDTHDVGGQALSALLEEQGWNAVDLGADVPAEDMVGARVAFEPDVLVVSATLSIQLSALERTVRALRAEAGGDVRILVAGSACAQDADLPVAWGADAVACSLEAALDQVESWFPAT, encoded by the coding sequence ATGGCGCAGTCCGAACGATTCTCGGCCCAGGTTCTCGAGAGCGGGGCCCGCGGCTACGCAGCTCTGGCCACCACCGCACTCCTGGAGCGCCGCCCCGACCTGAGGGCCGAAGGCGACGAGGCCCGCGCCTCGTGGCGCGCCCACCTCGTCCAGCGCATGCTCGAACTGCAGACGGCCGTGGCCCTCGGGCGCCCGAACCTTTTCGTCGAGCGCGTCCGATGGTCGCGCCGGGCCTACCAGGCGCGGAGCGTGTCCGAGTCGCAGCTGCGCGATGCGCTGCAGTGCCTGCGCGAGGTCCTGGCCGAGGAACTGCCGCCCCACGGTCGGCAGGGCGTGCTCGAAACGGTCGACCAGGCCGTCGCCGACTTCGAGCGGCCCATCGAGATCGACGAACGCGAGGTCGACCCTGAGTCGGCGAACGGACGTCGAGCCATGCTCTATCTGTTGTCGGTGCTCGAGGGCCGGTGCCGTCGGGCGGTCGACGAGCTGTTGCAGGTCCAGCGCGAGGAGGAGCTCCCCCTGCGGAGCTGCATCCTCGACGTGCTCGTGCCCGCGCAGCGCGAGATCGGGCGGCTCTGGCATCTGGGCGACAGCAACATCGCCGAGGAGCACCTCGTGACGTCGACCACCAAGCGTGCGATCGCCGCGCTGTCCCACGCGAACACGGTCGCGCCCCCACGGGGCCTCACCGTGATGACGGCCGCCGTGGAGGGCGACACCCACGACGTCGGTGGGCAGGCATTGTCGGCACTGCTCGAGGAGCAGGGCTGGAATGCCGTCGATCTCGGTGCCGACGTGCCGGCCGAGGACATGGTGGGTGCGCGCGTGGCCTTCGAGCCGGATGTGCTGGTGGTCTCGGCCACACTTTCGATCCAGCTCTCGGCGCTCGAGCGGACGGTGCGTGCATTGCGGGCCGAGGCCGGAGGCGACGTCCGGATCCTCGTGGCCGGCTCGGCATGTGCCCAGGACGCCGACCTGCCCGTTGCGTGGGGCGCCGATGCCGTGGCGTGCAGCCTCGAGGCGGCGCTCGACCAGGTCGAGAGCTGGTTCCCCGCCACTTAG